In Thermotoga sp. Ku-13t, one genomic interval encodes:
- a CDS encoding stage V sporulation protein S — protein sequence MEVLKVASTSNPNKVAGALAGMIREHGRAELQAIGAGAVNQAVKAIAIARGYLAPSGIDLVSIPAFTDVEIDKETRTAIKFIVFPRN from the coding sequence ATGGAAGTATTGAAGGTAGCATCAACTTCGAATCCGAACAAGGTGGCTGGAGCGCTTGCAGGTATGATCAGAGAGCACGGAAGGGCTGAACTTCAGGCAATCGGTGCTGGTGCTGTGAACCAGGCAGTCAAGGCAATCGCCATCGCAAGGGGCTATCTGGCACCGAGTGGGATCGACTTGGTAAGCATTCCTGCTTTCACCGATGTTGAGATCGACAAGGAAACAAGAACCGCCATCAAGTTCATAGTCTTTCCAAGAAACTGA